One Leifsonia shinshuensis DNA window includes the following coding sequences:
- a CDS encoding tyrosine-type recombinase/integrase, whose amino-acid sequence MGSITPYETAGGRRYRVRWRAPDHTQKEKRGLRTKHAAEIYLASVQMKIATGEYIDPALSRATVGQRHETWLNARKAAMKPSAFRVLEITWRLHVAPRWENVRLTDVAYSDVQDWLTELAEKRSATVTLRAYGILAGILDVAVRDRRIPSNPARGVVLPRKNKKRHVYLSHKQVEALAVESGDHGPLVRLLAYTGLRWGEAVAIRVDNIDIERRRLQVDENAVMVGGEIVVGTPKSHKRRSVPFPEFLVEPLEQLCAGKQSRALVFGDGFTHQRRPDQRKGWFVYAKKRSGVPAELTIHDLRHTAASLAIASGANVKAVQRMLGHASAAMTLDVYADLFDDDLDAVSTALHEARARSI is encoded by the coding sequence ATGGGAAGCATCACCCCCTACGAGACGGCAGGTGGGCGGCGCTATCGCGTCCGCTGGCGGGCGCCTGACCACACGCAGAAGGAGAAGCGCGGTCTTCGCACCAAGCACGCCGCCGAGATCTACTTGGCGTCGGTGCAGATGAAGATCGCGACTGGTGAGTACATCGACCCGGCCCTCTCGCGCGCGACTGTGGGCCAGCGGCACGAGACCTGGCTCAATGCTCGCAAGGCGGCGATGAAGCCGTCAGCGTTTCGGGTCCTTGAAATCACATGGCGCCTGCACGTCGCCCCACGATGGGAGAACGTGCGGCTCACCGACGTGGCTTACAGCGATGTCCAGGATTGGCTGACCGAGCTCGCTGAAAAGCGAAGCGCTACAGTCACGCTCCGGGCCTACGGCATTCTGGCCGGCATCCTCGACGTCGCCGTCCGCGACCGACGGATCCCGAGCAACCCGGCTCGTGGCGTCGTGCTGCCCCGCAAGAACAAGAAGCGTCACGTTTACCTCTCTCACAAGCAGGTCGAAGCACTCGCGGTCGAGTCCGGCGACCACGGGCCGCTCGTGCGCCTGCTCGCGTACACCGGACTCCGCTGGGGCGAGGCGGTCGCAATTCGAGTCGACAACATCGACATCGAACGACGCCGGCTCCAAGTCGACGAGAACGCGGTCATGGTCGGCGGCGAGATCGTCGTCGGAACGCCGAAGTCGCACAAGCGACGGAGCGTCCCGTTCCCGGAGTTCCTCGTCGAACCGCTCGAACAGCTGTGCGCCGGGAAGCAGAGCAGGGCGCTCGTCTTCGGCGATGGGTTCACCCACCAGCGCCGGCCGGATCAGCGGAAGGGCTGGTTCGTCTATGCGAAGAAGCGCTCCGGCGTGCCCGCCGAGCTGACGATTCACGACCTCCGGCACACGGCCGCCAGCCTCGCGATCGCGTCGGGCGCGAACGTCAAAGCCGTGCAACGGATGCTCGGCCATGCGTCCGCCGCGATGACGCTGGACGTCTATGCCGATCTCTTTGACGATGACCTCGATGCAGTTTCCACCGCTCTCCACGAAGCGAGAGCTCGTTCGATCTGA